A single Tenacibaculum sp. Bg11-29 DNA region contains:
- the rpsN gene encoding 30S ribosomal protein S14 produces the protein MAKESMKARERKRAKVVAKYAEKRKALKEAGDYEGLQKLPKNASPVRMHNRCKLTGRPKGYMRQFGVSRVTFREMANQGLIPGVKKASW, from the coding sequence ATGGCTAAAGAATCAATGAAAGCGCGTGAGCGCAAAAGAGCTAAAGTGGTAGCTAAGTATGCAGAGAAGAGAAAAGCTTTAAAAGAAGCTGGAGACTACGAAGGATTACAAAAGTTACCAAAGAATGCATCACCAGTTAGAATGCACAATCGTTGTAAATTAACAGGACGTCCTAAAGGATATATGCGTCAGTTCGGAGTTTCACGTGTTACTTTCCGTGAAATGGCTAACCAAGGATTAATTCCAGGAGTTAAGAAGGCAAGCTGGTAA
- the rplE gene encoding 50S ribosomal protein L5, whose protein sequence is MSYVPRLKEEYKSRVIKALTEEFGYSNIMQVPKLQKIVVNKGVGAAIADKKLIEYAIDELSTITGQKAVSTISKKDVANFKLRKGMPIGVKVTLRGVKMYEFLDRLVTASLPRVRDFNGIKANGFDGRGNYNLGITEQIIYPEINIDQVKKISGMDITFVTSANTDKEAKSLLTELGLPFKKN, encoded by the coding sequence ATGAGTTACGTACCAAGATTAAAAGAGGAGTACAAGAGCAGAGTTATAAAAGCTCTTACTGAAGAATTCGGTTATAGTAATATAATGCAAGTACCTAAGTTACAAAAAATTGTTGTAAATAAAGGTGTTGGTGCAGCTATAGCAGATAAGAAATTAATAGAATACGCTATTGACGAGTTAAGTACAATTACAGGTCAAAAAGCAGTTTCAACTATATCTAAGAAAGATGTTGCAAACTTTAAATTACGTAAAGGAATGCCAATTGGTGTGAAAGTTACGTTAAGAGGAGTTAAAATGTACGAATTTTTAGATAGATTAGTTACGGCTTCTTTACCACGTGTAAGAGATTTTAACGGAATTAAAGCGAATGGTTTTGATGGTAGAGGTAATTACAATTTAGGAATTACTGAACAAATCATTTACCCTGAAATTAATATTGATCAAGTAAAAAAAATTAGTGGTATGGATATTACTTTTGTAACATCTGCAAACACTGATAAAGAAGCTAAATCATTATTAACTGAATTAGGTTTACCATTTAAAAAGAACTAA
- the rplX gene encoding 50S ribosomal protein L24: MKKFKIKSGDTVKVLAGDHKGSEGKVLQILRDKDRVLVEGVNMVSKHTKPSAASPQGGIVKKEASLHISNLALIENGEAVKVGYKVEGDKKIRFSKKSDKAI, translated from the coding sequence ATGAAGAAGTTCAAAATCAAATCAGGAGATACTGTTAAAGTATTAGCAGGAGATCATAAAGGATCGGAAGGTAAAGTTTTACAAATTCTTAGAGATAAGGATAGAGTGTTAGTAGAAGGAGTTAATATGGTGTCTAAACACACTAAACCAAGTGCTGCTAGTCCTCAAGGAGGAATTGTAAAAAAAGAAGCTTCACTACATATATCTAACTTAGCATTAATCGAAAATGGTGAAGCTGTAAAAGTTGGTTATAAAGTAGAGGGAGATAAGAAAATTAGATTTTCAAAGAAATCAGATAAAGCAATATAA
- the rplN gene encoding 50S ribosomal protein L14 — MLQTESRLRVADNTGAKEVLVIRVLGGTRKRYASVGDKIVVTVKSATPNGSVKKGQVSRAVVVRTKKEIRRKDGSYIRFDDNACVLLNPTEEMRGTRVFGPVARELRDKQFMKIVSLAPEVL, encoded by the coding sequence ATGTTACAGACAGAATCAAGATTAAGAGTCGCAGATAACACTGGAGCAAAAGAAGTTTTAGTGATAAGAGTTTTAGGAGGAACAAGAAAGCGTTATGCTAGTGTTGGAGATAAAATTGTAGTTACTGTAAAGTCTGCAACTCCAAACGGAAGTGTAAAAAAAGGTCAAGTATCTCGTGCAGTTGTTGTTCGTACTAAAAAGGAAATTAGACGTAAGGACGGATCATATATCAGATTTGATGATAATGCTTGTGTACTTTTAAATCCTACAGAGGAGATGAGAGGAACACGTGTATTTGGTCCTGTTGCCCGTGAATTACGTGATAAGCAATTTATGAAGATAGTATCATTAGCACCTGAAGTGCTTTAA
- the rpsQ gene encoding 30S ribosomal protein S17 produces the protein MEKRNLRKERIGVVSSNKMEKSIVVNEVKRTKHPMYGKFVLKTKKYVAHDEKNDCNEGDTVRIMETRPMSKSKRWRLVEILERAK, from the coding sequence ATGGAAAAAAGAAATCTTAGAAAAGAGAGAATAGGTGTAGTATCTAGTAACAAAATGGAGAAATCTATTGTTGTTAACGAGGTAAAAAGAACCAAGCACCCAATGTACGGTAAATTCGTATTAAAGACGAAGAAGTACGTTGCACATGACGAGAAGAATGACTGCAACGAAGGTGATACAGTTAGGATAATGGAAACACGTCCTATGAGTAAATCTAAACGTTGGAGATTAGTAGAAATCTTAGAAAGAGCTAAATAA
- the rpmC gene encoding 50S ribosomal protein L29, which translates to MKQSEIKELTTTDLQGRLVTLKKNYTDLKMAHAITPLENPMQIKSLRKTVARIATELTKRELQ; encoded by the coding sequence ATGAAACAATCAGAAATTAAAGAATTAACAACTACCGACTTACAAGGAAGGTTAGTAACGTTAAAGAAAAATTATACGGATCTTAAGATGGCTCACGCCATAACTCCATTGGAAAACCCAATGCAGATTAAAAGCTTAAGAAAAACTGTAGCAAGAATTGCTACAGAGTTAACTAAAAGAGAATTACAATAA
- the rplP gene encoding 50S ribosomal protein L16, with translation MLQPKRVKYRKVQKAKGNMNGNSGRGTQLSNGMFGIKSLDQNLLTSRQIEAARIAATRHMKREGQLWIKIFPDKPITKKPLEVRMGKGKGAPDHFVSVIKPGRILFEVGGVPMNVAKEALRLAAQKLPVKTRFVIARDFDFNA, from the coding sequence ATGTTACAGCCAAAAAGAGTAAAATACCGTAAGGTACAGAAGGCGAAAGGAAATATGAATGGTAACTCTGGTAGAGGTACTCAACTTTCTAACGGAATGTTTGGTATCAAATCATTAGATCAGAACTTACTTACATCTCGCCAAATAGAGGCAGCTCGTATTGCGGCAACTCGTCATATGAAAAGAGAAGGTCAGCTTTGGATTAAAATATTTCCAGACAAACCTATTACCAAGAAGCCATTAGAAGTACGTATGGGTAAAGGTAAAGGTGCACCAGATCATTTCGTGTCAGTTATTAAACCAGGAAGAATTTTGTTTGAAGTTGGTGGAGTGCCAATGAATGTTGCAAAAGAAGCTTTACGTTTAGCAGCACAGAAACTTCCAGTGAAAACTAGGTTTGTTATCGCAAGAGATTTTGATTTTAACGCTTAA
- the rpsC gene encoding 30S ribosomal protein S3, whose protein sequence is MGQKTNPIGNRLGIIRGWESNWYGGNDYGDKLAEDFKIREYINARLFKASVSRIIIERTLKLVTVTITTARPGIIIGKGGQEVDKLKEELKKITGKEVQINIFEIKRPELDAKLVAASVARQIENRISYKRATKMAITAAMRMNSEGIKIQISGRLNGAEMARSEHYKEGRIPLSTFRADIDYALVEAHTQYGRLGIKVWIMKGEVYGKRELSPLVGLSKQKGGANKGGGNKRPQQPRRRK, encoded by the coding sequence ATGGGACAAAAAACAAATCCAATAGGGAATCGTTTAGGAATTATCAGAGGATGGGAATCTAACTGGTATGGTGGAAATGACTACGGAGATAAATTAGCGGAAGATTTTAAAATAAGAGAGTATATTAATGCTCGTTTATTTAAAGCAAGTGTATCAAGAATAATTATTGAGCGCACACTTAAACTTGTAACCGTTACTATCACTACTGCTCGTCCAGGTATCATTATTGGTAAAGGAGGTCAAGAGGTAGACAAGTTAAAAGAAGAGCTTAAGAAAATTACAGGAAAAGAAGTTCAAATTAATATTTTTGAAATTAAGCGTCCAGAATTAGATGCTAAATTAGTTGCAGCAAGTGTTGCACGTCAAATTGAAAATAGAATTTCTTACAAGCGTGCTACTAAAATGGCTATTACTGCTGCAATGAGAATGAATTCAGAAGGGATTAAAATCCAAATATCTGGTCGTTTAAATGGAGCTGAAATGGCACGTTCTGAGCATTATAAAGAAGGAAGAATTCCTCTTTCTACTTTTAGAGCAGACATTGATTACGCACTTGTTGAGGCACATACACAATACGGAAGATTAGGTATTAAGGTATGGATCATGAAAGGTGAGGTTTATGGAAAACGCGAATTATCTCCATTAGTAGGATTATCTAAACAAAAAGGTGGTGCTAATAAAGGTGGTGGTAATAAACGTCCACAACAACCTCGCAGAAGAAAATAA
- the rplV gene encoding 50S ribosomal protein L22 — translation MGSRKHNMALQLKEARKSRAFAKITNCPTSPRKMRLVADLVRGVEVEKALQILKFSPKEASRNLEKLLMSAIANWQAKNEDASIEDAGLFVKTICVDSAGMLKRLRPAPQGRAHRIRKRSNHVTLELGSKNIQSN, via the coding sequence ATGGGAAGTCGTAAACATAACATGGCATTACAGTTAAAAGAAGCAAGAAAGTCAAGAGCTTTTGCTAAAATAACTAATTGTCCTACATCACCAAGAAAAATGCGTTTGGTAGCAGATCTAGTAAGAGGAGTAGAGGTTGAAAAAGCTTTACAAATTTTAAAATTTAGTCCAAAAGAAGCATCAAGAAACTTAGAGAAATTGTTAATGTCTGCAATTGCAAACTGGCAAGCTAAGAATGAAGATGCTAGTATCGAAGATGCTGGATTATTTGTGAAGACTATTTGTGTTGATAGCGCAGGTATGTTAAAAAGATTAAGACCAGCTCCACAAGGTCGTGCACATAGAATTCGTAAGCGTTCTAATCACGTTACTTTAGAGTTAGGAAGTAAAAATATTCAAAGTAATTAA
- the rpsS gene encoding 30S ribosomal protein S19 produces MARSLKKGPFVHYKLEKKVLTNVETESKSVIKTWSRASMITPDFVGQTIAVHNGRQFVPVYVTENMVGHKLGEFSPTRSFRGHAGAKNKGKK; encoded by the coding sequence ATGGCAAGATCATTAAAAAAAGGACCTTTCGTTCACTATAAACTAGAGAAAAAAGTGTTAACTAACGTTGAAACTGAGAGTAAATCAGTTATCAAAACTTGGTCAAGAGCAAGTATGATTACTCCAGATTTCGTAGGGCAAACAATTGCTGTTCATAACGGACGTCAGTTTGTACCAGTTTACGTTACAGAAAACATGGTAGGTCATAAATTAGGCGAATTTTCACCAACACGTTCTTTTAGAGGGCACGCTGGTGCAAAAAATAAAGGAAAAAAATAG
- the rplB gene encoding 50S ribosomal protein L2, whose product MSVRKLKPITPGQRFRVVNGFDTITTDKPEKSLLAPKKRSGGRNNQGRMTTRNIGGGHKQKYRIIDFKRDKQGIPATVKTIEYDPNRTAFIALLSYADGEKRYVIAQNGLTVGQVIVSGKNLAPEIGNAMYLSEIPLGTTISCIELHPGQGAVMARSAGSFAQLMARDGKYATVKLPSGETRLILLTCMATIGVVSNSDHQLLVSGKAGRSRWLGKRPRVNAVRMNPVDHPMGGGEGRSSGGHPRSRNGIPAKGFKTRSKTKASNKYIIERRKK is encoded by the coding sequence ATGTCAGTTAGAAAATTAAAACCAATAACACCAGGTCAGCGTTTTAGAGTTGTAAATGGGTTCGACACCATAACAACTGATAAGCCGGAGAAAAGTTTACTTGCTCCGAAAAAACGATCTGGAGGTCGAAACAACCAGGGTAGAATGACTACACGTAACATCGGTGGAGGTCATAAACAAAAATACCGTATTATCGATTTTAAAAGAGATAAACAAGGTATCCCTGCAACAGTAAAAACTATAGAGTACGATCCAAATCGTACTGCATTTATTGCTTTACTTAGTTATGCTGATGGTGAAAAGCGTTATGTAATTGCACAAAACGGTTTAACAGTAGGTCAGGTAATCGTTTCAGGTAAGAACTTAGCTCCAGAAATTGGAAATGCTATGTACTTAAGCGAAATTCCTTTAGGAACTACAATTTCTTGTATTGAGTTACATCCAGGTCAAGGAGCTGTTATGGCTCGTTCTGCTGGTTCATTCGCTCAATTAATGGCAAGAGATGGTAAATATGCAACAGTTAAGTTACCTTCAGGTGAAACAAGATTAATCTTGTTAACTTGTATGGCAACTATCGGGGTTGTATCTAATTCAGATCACCAATTACTAGTTTCTGGTAAAGCAGGTAGATCAAGATGGTTAGGTAAGAGACCAAGAGTTAATGCTGTACGTATGAATCCTGTTGATCACCCAATGGGTGGTGGTGAAGGACGTTCTTCAGGAGGACATCCAAGATCAAGAAACGGTATTCCAGCTAAAGGGTTTAAGACTAGATCTAAAACTAAAGCTAGTAATAAGTATATTATAGAACGTAGAAAGAAATAA
- the rplW gene encoding 50S ribosomal protein L23, translating to MSILIKPIITEKATNDSEVNNRYAFVVNSKANKLEIKGAVEATYGVAIKSVKTMNYPLKRKTKHTKKGLVTGITSGYKKAIVQVSEGETIDFYNNL from the coding sequence ATGAGTATTTTAATAAAACCTATTATTACGGAAAAAGCGACAAATGATAGTGAGGTGAATAACCGTTATGCATTTGTTGTAAACAGTAAAGCTAATAAATTGGAAATCAAAGGTGCTGTTGAAGCAACTTATGGTGTAGCAATAAAGTCTGTTAAGACAATGAATTATCCTCTTAAAAGAAAAACTAAGCATACTAAGAAAGGTTTAGTTACAGGAATAACAAGTGGATACAAAAAAGCGATCGTTCAGGTATCTGAAGGAGAAACTATTGATTTTTATAACAATCTTTAA
- the rplD gene encoding 50S ribosomal protein L4 encodes MKVAVLDITGKDTGRKVELSNEVFGIEPNDHAIYLDVKQYLANQRQGTHKSKERAEIAGSTRKIKKQKGTGTARAGSIKSGVFRGGGRMFGPRPRSYSFKLNKNLKRLARKSALSIQAKDNNIVVVEDFNFETPKTKEFINVLKALELDSKKSLFILGEASDNVYLSSRNIKETKVVNATGVITYSVLDAKKVIISESTLEGIQSNLSK; translated from the coding sequence ATGAAAGTAGCAGTTTTAGATATTACAGGAAAAGATACCGGTAGAAAAGTTGAACTTTCTAACGAGGTATTCGGTATTGAACCAAATGATCACGCAATTTATTTAGATGTAAAGCAGTACTTGGCTAATCAAAGACAAGGAACTCACAAGTCTAAAGAAAGAGCAGAGATAGCTGGTAGTACAAGAAAGATTAAGAAGCAGAAAGGAACAGGTACTGCACGTGCTGGTTCTATCAAATCTGGAGTTTTCAGAGGTGGTGGACGTATGTTTGGACCAAGACCAAGAAGCTACTCTTTCAAGTTAAATAAGAACTTAAAGCGTTTAGCACGTAAGTCAGCTTTAAGTATACAAGCAAAAGATAATAATATAGTTGTTGTTGAAGATTTTAATTTTGAAACTCCAAAAACTAAAGAATTTATCAATGTTTTAAAAGCTTTAGAATTAGACTCTAAAAAGTCTTTATTTATATTAGGAGAAGCTAGTGACAATGTTTACTTATCATCTCGTAACATAAAAGAAACTAAAGTAGTAAATGCTACAGGAGTTATTACATACAGTGTTTTAGACGCTAAGAAAGTAATTATTTCTGAAAGCACTTTAGAAGGAATTCAATCTAACTTAAGTAAATAG
- the rplC gene encoding 50S ribosomal protein L3 — translation MSGLIGRKVGMTSLFDANGKNIPCTVIEAGPCVVTQVRTEEVDGYSAVQLGFDDKKAKSSNKALDGHFKKAGTSAKKKVIEFQGFDGEYKLGDSITVEHFTEGEFVDVSGVSKGKGFQGVVKRHGFAGVGQATHGQHNRLRAPGSIGAASYPARVFKGMRMAGRMGGDKVKVQNLKVLKVVADKNLIVVKGAIPGHKNTFVTIEK, via the coding sequence ATGTCTGGGTTAATAGGTAGAAAAGTAGGTATGACCAGCTTATTCGATGCAAACGGGAAGAATATTCCTTGTACAGTAATCGAAGCAGGGCCATGCGTGGTTACCCAAGTCAGAACCGAAGAGGTAGACGGCTATAGTGCGGTACAACTTGGTTTCGATGACAAAAAAGCAAAAAGCTCGAATAAAGCTTTAGATGGACACTTTAAAAAAGCTGGTACATCTGCTAAGAAAAAAGTCATTGAATTTCAAGGATTTGACGGAGAGTATAAATTAGGTGATTCAATTACTGTTGAGCACTTTACTGAAGGAGAATTCGTAGATGTTTCTGGGGTTTCAAAAGGTAAAGGTTTTCAAGGTGTTGTTAAACGTCATGGATTTGCCGGTGTTGGTCAAGCAACTCACGGTCAACATAACCGTTTAAGAGCTCCTGGTTCGATTGGTGCTGCATCATATCCTGCAAGAGTATTCAAAGGAATGCGTATGGCAGGTCGTATGGGTGGAGACAAAGTAAAAGTTCAAAATTTAAAAGTATTAAAAGTGGTTGCTGATAAGAATCTTATCGTAGTAAAGGGAGCAATTCCTGGTCACAAGAATACTTTTGTAACTATCGAAAAATAA
- the rpsJ gene encoding 30S ribosomal protein S10, translating into MSQKIRIKLKSYDYNLVDKSAEKIVKTVKSTGAVVNGPIPLPTNKKIFTVLRSPHVNKKSREQFQLSAYKRLLDIYSSSSKTIDALMKLELPSGVEVEIKV; encoded by the coding sequence ATGAGCCAAAAAATTAGAATTAAATTAAAATCTTACGATTACAACTTAGTAGATAAATCTGCTGAAAAAATCGTAAAGACAGTAAAGTCAACTGGAGCTGTAGTAAACGGACCAATTCCTTTACCAACAAATAAAAAGATTTTTACTGTATTACGTTCACCACACGTAAACAAAAAATCTAGAGAGCAATTTCAATTATCTGCTTACAAAAGATTATTAGATATCTATAGTTCTTCTTCGAAAACTATTGATGCTTTAATGAAACTTGAGTTACCTAGTGGAGTTGAAGTTGAAATTAAAGTATAA
- the fusA gene encoding elongation factor G — protein sequence MARDLKFTRNIGIAAHIDAGKTTTTERVLYYTGVSHKIGEVHDGAATMDWMEQEQERGITITSAATTCEWKFPLNNGEPTDETKGYHFNIIDTPGHVDFTVEVNRSLRVLDGLVFLFSAVDGVEPQSETNWRLADNYKVPRIGFVNKMDRQGSNFMAVCQQVKDMLKSNAVPIVMNIGDEDDFKGIVDLVKNRAIVWHDETQGATFDIIDIPEDLKEEAAELRGKLIEEVAAYDENLLEKYMEDENSITEDEVHAALRAAVMDMSIIPMICGSAFKNKGVQFLLDAVCRYLPSPMDKEAVIGVNPDTDKEERRKPDVKEPFAALAFKIATDPFVGRLAFFRAYSGRLNAGSYVLNNRSGKKERISRIYQMHANKQNAIDYIEAGDIGAAVGFKSIKTGDTLSDEKHPIVLESMDFPDPVIGIAVEPKTKADVDKLGMSLAKLAEEDPTFTVRTDEASGQTIISGMGELHLDIIVDRLKREFKVEVNEGQPQVEYKEAITAVAEHREVYKKQSGGRGKFADIAFTMEPADEGVQGLQFKSVIKGGNVPKEFIPSVEKGFKEAMKNGPLAGYEMDSMKVTLRDGSFHPVDSDALSFELAAKMGYKAASKAAKARIMEPLMKVEVLTPEENMGDIVGDLNRRRGQVNDMSDRAGAKVVKALVPLSEMFGYVTALRTMSSGRATSTMEFSHYTETPSNVSEDVIAKSKG from the coding sequence ATGGCTAGAGATTTAAAATTTACTAGAAATATTGGAATTGCTGCTCATATTGATGCAGGTAAAACCACTACTACAGAACGTGTATTGTATTATACAGGTGTTAGTCATAAAATAGGTGAGGTACATGATGGTGCCGCAACTATGGATTGGATGGAGCAAGAGCAAGAAAGAGGTATTACAATTACTTCTGCTGCAACTACTTGTGAGTGGAAGTTTCCTTTGAATAATGGAGAACCAACTGATGAAACCAAAGGATATCACTTTAATATTATTGATACTCCAGGTCACGTTGATTTTACAGTTGAAGTAAATCGTTCATTAAGAGTACTTGATGGATTAGTTTTCTTATTTAGTGCAGTTGATGGTGTTGAGCCTCAATCTGAAACTAACTGGAGACTTGCTGATAATTATAAAGTACCACGTATTGGATTTGTTAATAAAATGGACCGTCAAGGATCTAATTTTATGGCAGTATGTCAGCAAGTTAAGGACATGTTAAAGTCAAATGCAGTGCCAATTGTAATGAACATTGGTGATGAAGATGATTTTAAAGGTATTGTAGATTTAGTGAAGAACCGTGCTATCGTATGGCATGATGAAACTCAAGGAGCTACATTTGATATCATTGATATTCCAGAAGATTTAAAAGAAGAGGCTGCTGAATTACGTGGTAAACTTATTGAAGAAGTTGCTGCTTATGATGAGAATCTTTTAGAAAAATACATGGAAGATGAAAATTCAATTACTGAAGATGAAGTGCATGCTGCGCTTCGTGCTGCAGTAATGGATATGTCTATCATTCCTATGATTTGTGGATCAGCGTTTAAAAATAAAGGTGTTCAGTTCTTATTAGATGCTGTATGTCGTTATTTACCTTCACCAATGGATAAGGAAGCTGTTATAGGTGTAAATCCAGACACAGATAAAGAAGAGAGAAGAAAGCCAGATGTAAAGGAGCCATTTGCTGCTTTAGCATTTAAAATAGCAACAGATCCTTTCGTTGGTCGTTTAGCCTTTTTTAGAGCATATTCTGGTCGTTTAAATGCAGGTTCTTACGTTTTAAATAACCGCTCAGGTAAAAAAGAACGTATTTCACGGATCTATCAAATGCATGCTAATAAGCAAAATGCTATCGATTATATCGAAGCAGGAGATATTGGTGCTGCAGTAGGATTTAAATCTATTAAAACAGGAGATACTTTATCTGATGAAAAGCATCCTATTGTTTTAGAATCGATGGACTTCCCTGATCCAGTAATTGGTATCGCGGTTGAGCCTAAAACTAAAGCAGATGTTGATAAATTAGGAATGTCTTTAGCTAAGTTAGCAGAAGAAGATCCTACATTTACAGTAAGAACAGATGAAGCTTCAGGACAGACTATTATTTCTGGAATGGGTGAGTTACACTTAGATATTATTGTTGATCGTTTAAAACGTGAATTCAAAGTAGAAGTTAACGAAGGTCAGCCACAAGTAGAATACAAAGAAGCTATTACAGCTGTTGCGGAACATAGAGAAGTTTATAAGAAACAATCTGGTGGTCGTGGTAAGTTTGCTGATATTGCATTTACTATGGAGCCAGCTGATGAAGGTGTTCAAGGTTTACAATTTAAATCTGTAATTAAAGGGGGTAACGTTCCTAAAGAGTTTATTCCTTCTGTAGAGAAAGGATTCAAAGAAGCTATGAAGAACGGTCCTTTAGCAGGATATGAAATGGATTCAATGAAAGTAACTTTAAGAGATGGATCTTTCCACCCTGTGGATTCTGATGCATTATCTTTTGAGTTAGCTGCAAAAATGGGTTATAAAGCTGCTTCTAAAGCTGCTAAAGCCAGAATTATGGAGCCATTAATGAAGGTTGAAGTATTAACTCCTGAAGAAAATATGGGAGATATCGTAGGAGATTTAAATAGAAGAAGAGGTCAGGTTAACGATATGAGTGATCGTGCTGGAGCTAAAGTTGTAAAAGCATTAGTACCATTATCTGAAATGTTCGGGTATGTTACTGCTTTAAGAACTATGTCTTCTGGTAGAGCTACTTCTACTATGGAATTTTCTCACTATACTGAAACTCCATCAAACGTTTCTGAGGATGTAATTGCAAAATCTAAAGGTTAA
- the rpsG gene encoding 30S ribosomal protein S7 — MRKRKAKKRVLLPDPRFNDQLVTRFVNNLMWDGKKSVAFKVFYDAMDIVNEKKTDEEKSALEVWKDGLSNVMPHVEVRSRRVGGATFQIPMQIRPDRKVSMAIKWMITYTRKRNEKTMAQRLAAEILAAAKEEGAAVKKRTDTHKMAEANKAFSHFRF; from the coding sequence ATGAGAAAAAGAAAAGCGAAAAAAAGAGTTCTTTTACCAGATCCAAGGTTTAATGACCAATTGGTAACACGTTTTGTAAACAACTTAATGTGGGATGGTAAAAAATCTGTAGCTTTTAAAGTATTTTACGATGCAATGGATATCGTAAACGAAAAAAAGACTGACGAAGAAAAATCAGCCTTAGAAGTTTGGAAAGATGGTTTGTCAAATGTAATGCCACATGTAGAGGTTCGTTCTCGTCGTGTTGGTGGAGCAACATTCCAAATTCCAATGCAAATTCGCCCAGACCGTAAAGTGTCTATGGCAATTAAATGGATGATTACTTATACGCGTAAGCGTAATGAGAAAACAATGGCACAACGTTTAGCCGCTGAAATTTTAGCAGCAGCTAAAGAAGAAGGGGCAGCTGTTAAAAAGCGTACAGATACGCATAAAATGGCCGAAGCTAACAAAGCATTCTCACACTTTAGATTCTAA
- the rpsL gene encoding 30S ribosomal protein S12, whose protein sequence is MPTIQQLVRKGRTKITKKSKSAALQACPQRRGVCTRVYTTTPKKPNSAMRKVARVRLTNGNEINAYIPGEGHNLQEHSIVLVRGGRVKDLPGVKYHVVRGALDTAGVEGRTQRRSKYGAKRPKK, encoded by the coding sequence ATGCCAACTATTCAACAATTAGTTCGTAAAGGAAGAACCAAAATAACTAAGAAGAGTAAATCGGCTGCATTACAAGCTTGTCCTCAGAGACGTGGAGTTTGTACGCGTGTGTATACCACTACACCTAAGAAACCTAACTCAGCGATGAGAAAGGTTGCAAGGGTTAGATTAACAAATGGTAACGAAATTAACGCGTATATCCCAGGTGAAGGACACAACTTGCAAGAGCACTCGATAGTATTAGTTAGAGGTGGAAGGGTAAAAGATTTGCCAGGTGTTAAGTATCACGTAGTTCGTGGTGCGCTAGATACTGCAGGAGTTGAGGGTAGAACCCAACGTAGGTCTAAATACGGTGCAAAACGCCCAAAGAAGTAA